Below is a genomic region from Microbacterium sp. LWO12-1.2.
TGCCGACCGTTCCACCAGCGAGGGCCTCATCGTCGCTCGCGAGCAGGATGGCGTCGTGACGCTCATCGAGCTCGCCTGCGAAACCGACTTCGTCGCGAAGAACGATCGCTTCATCGCGCTTGCCGAGAAGGTGGCCGACGCCGTCGCCGCCGTCAAGGCGGACTCGGTCGAGGCCGGTCTGGCCGCTCAGGCGGGCGACAAGTCCGTCGAGCAGGTCATCTCGGAGGAAGCCGCGATCATCGGCGAGAAGGTCGAGCTGCGCCGCGTGCGTACGATCTCCGGCGACAAGGTCGAGGTCTACCTGCACCGCACGAGCAAGGACCTGCCGCCGCAGATCGGTGTCGTCGTCGCCTACTCGGGTGACGACGCGGAGACCGCGCGCAGCATCGCCCAGCACATCTCGTTCGCCAACCCGTCGTACCTCGCTCGCGAGGACGTTCCGGCAGACGCCGTCGAGAAGGAGCGCGAGATCGTGACCGAGATCTCCCGGAACGAGGGCAAGCCGGAAGCGGCGCTGCCCAAGATCGTCGAGGGCCGCGTGTCCGCGTTCATCAAGCAGGTCGCACTGCTCGAGCAGGACTACGCCAAGGACAACAAGCTCTCTGTCGCCCAGGTGGCGAAGGACGCCGGTATCACCGTGACGGACTTCGCGCGCTTCAAGGTCGGCGCGTAGCAAAGTCGAAGGGGTTCGGATCGTCGAGATCCGAACCCCTTCTTCGTGCCCACGAGGCACTATCTTGAATCGGGACGAGAGGACAATACCCATGACCGAACGCACCGGACGCCGCCGCGTCCTTCTGAAGCTCTCCGGGGAGGCATTCGGCGCAGGTCAGCTGGGCGTCAATCCTGACGTCGTCGGCCAGATCGCGCGCGATATCGCCGCAGCGGTCGACCGCGTCGAGGTCGCCATCGTCGTCGGTGGCGGCAACTTCTTCCGCGGCGCTGAGCTCAGCCAGCGAGGCATGGACAGAGGTCGTGCCGACTACATGGGCATGCTCGGGACCGTGATGAACGCTCTCGCGCTGCAGGACTTCCTCGAGCAAGCGGGAGCGGCGACGCGTGTGCAGTCCGCGATCGCGATGACCCAGGTTGCGGAGCCGTACATTCCGCGGCGGGCTGAGCGGCACATGGAGAAGGGGCGTGTCGTCATCTTCGGCGCCGGCGCCGGTCTGCCGTACTTCTCCACGGACACCGTGGCGGCGCAGCGCGCGCTCGAGATCGGGGCGCAGGAAGTGCTGGTCGCGAAGAACGGCGTGGACGCGATCTACACGGCGGATCCCAACAAGCACGCGGATGCCGAGCGCATCGAGCAGGTCACGTACCGCGACGCTCTCCAGCGGGGACTCAAGGTGGTCGACTCGACAGCTTTCAGTCTCTGCATGGACAACAACATGGACATGCGTGTGTTCGGTATGGAGCCGGCGGGCAACGTGACTCGTGCTCTGCTCGGTGAGCCGATCGGAACACTCGTCACCGCGTGAGCGTGTGATCCGGGCGAACAGGCTTCGCCCGATAGAATTTCCAGAACACCCCGACGATAGGAGTCACCGTGATCGCGGATGTCCTCGCTGAAACCACCTCCCGCATGGCACGGGCGGTCGAGGCTGCCAAGGAGGACTTCTCCACGGTTCGCACCGGTCGTGCCAACCCGCAGCTGTTCCAGAAGGTTCTGGTCGACTACTACGGAACGCCGACCCCGCTCGCTCAGCTCGCGTCGCTGGCGAACCAGGAGGCCCGCACGCTGATCATCACGCCGTACGACAAGTCGGCACTGAAGGCGATCGAGCAGGCTGTCCGTGACATGCCCAATCTCGGTGCCAACCCGACGAACGACGGCAACCTCGTCCGCGTCGTGATGCCCGAGCTGACCGCCGATCGGCGCAAGGAGTACGTGAAGCTCGTCAAGACCAAGGCCGAGGACGCCAAGGTGCACGTGCGCGGCATCCGCCGCAAGTCGAAGGACGAGCTCGACGCGCTGAAGAGCGAACTCGGAGAAGACGAGATCGCTCGCGCTGAGAAAGAACTCGATGCGCTCACGCGTCAGCACGTCGATCTCATCGACGACGCGCTCA
It encodes:
- the pyrH gene encoding UMP kinase, with protein sequence MTERTGRRRVLLKLSGEAFGAGQLGVNPDVVGQIARDIAAAVDRVEVAIVVGGGNFFRGAELSQRGMDRGRADYMGMLGTVMNALALQDFLEQAGAATRVQSAIAMTQVAEPYIPRRAERHMEKGRVVIFGAGAGLPYFSTDTVAAQRALEIGAQEVLVAKNGVDAIYTADPNKHADAERIEQVTYRDALQRGLKVVDSTAFSLCMDNNMDMRVFGMEPAGNVTRALLGEPIGTLVTA
- the frr gene encoding ribosome recycling factor yields the protein MIADVLAETTSRMARAVEAAKEDFSTVRTGRANPQLFQKVLVDYYGTPTPLAQLASLANQEARTLIITPYDKSALKAIEQAVRDMPNLGANPTNDGNLVRVVMPELTADRRKEYVKLVKTKAEDAKVHVRGIRRKSKDELDALKSELGEDEIARAEKELDALTRQHVDLIDDALKRKEAELLEV
- the tsf gene encoding translation elongation factor Ts — protein: MANFTIADLKALREQLGTGMVDTKKALEEADGDVEKATEILRLKGAKGNAKRADRSTSEGLIVAREQDGVVTLIELACETDFVAKNDRFIALAEKVADAVAAVKADSVEAGLAAQAGDKSVEQVISEEAAIIGEKVELRRVRTISGDKVEVYLHRTSKDLPPQIGVVVAYSGDDAETARSIAQHISFANPSYLAREDVPADAVEKEREIVTEISRNEGKPEAALPKIVEGRVSAFIKQVALLEQDYAKDNKLSVAQVAKDAGITVTDFARFKVGA